From a single Brassica napus cultivar Da-Ae chromosome C9, Da-Ae, whole genome shotgun sequence genomic region:
- the LOC106366648 gene encoding protein SOSEKI 5 produces MSSRVFRATPDSNYLVPRRSRDHQQDTSPDRNRIWSEPRHKPVANRKVPVVYYLSRNGQLDHPHFMEVTLSSGDGLYLKDVINRLNDLRGKGMANLYSWSSKRSYKNGFVWHDLSEEDFISPVQGQEYVLKGSEVLDSCLLSNPRSLLGTTSFRDPRSLNPEKNSGEDIPPAVHRRRNQSWSSIDLSEYKVYKATESSAESARRLAADASTQTDDRRRRRKPAKEEIEEVVKSPASYENRSVELSRDEISPPPSDSSPETLENLIKADGRLILRQNESTNDHRTVESLSSGRMRASAVLMQLISCGTMSFKECGPVLLKDQGLSLTGGSGCTVTRGTGDNCLERAEKELQSFGRVILEDKEYFSGSLIETKKELVPALKRSSSHNADRSSRMGPTTENDEEEAVLAKCIPRKPKSLGLRNNGVHQ; encoded by the exons ATGAGTTCAAGAGTGTTCAGAGCAACACCAGATAGCAACTATCTGGTCCCCAGGAGATCTAGAGACCACCAACAAGACACCAGTCCGGACCGGAACCGAATCTGGTCTGAGCCTCGTCATAAACCGGTTGCTAACCGGAAAGTTCCCGTAGTCTATTATCTCTCCCGGAATGGTCAGCTTGACCATCCTCATTTCATGGAAGTCACACTCTCTTCCGGCGATGGTCTCTATCTCAAAG ATGTGATAAACCGCTTGAATGATCTTAGAGGCAAAGGCATGGCTAATCTCTACTCTTGGTCTTCCAAAAG GAGCTACAAAAATGGATTCGTCTGGCACGATTTATCGGAGGAAGACTTTATCTCCCCTGTGCAAGGCCAAGAATACGTACTCAAAGGCTCTGAGGTTCTTGATTCCTGTCTTCTCTCTAACCCTCGAAGCCTCCTCGGTACGACGTCGTTTAGAGACCCGAGATCTTTAAACCCGGAGAAAAACTCCGGCGAGGATATCCCGCCGGCGGTGCATCGTCGGAGAAACCAGTCGTGGAGCTCCATCGATCTCAGCGAGTACAAGGTGTACAAAGCGACCGAGTCGAGCGCCGAGTCGGCTCGTAGACTCGCGGCGGACGCTTCTACTCAGACGGACGATCGAAGGCGGAGGAGAAAACCGGCGAAGGAGGAGATAGAGGAGGTGGTGAAAAGTCCGGCGAGTTACGAGAATCGGAGCGTTGAGCTGAGCAGAGACGAGATTTCTCCTCCACCGTCGGATTCGAGCCCCGAGACTTTAGAGAATCTTATCAAAGCGGACGGACGGCTGATATTGCGTCAAAACGAGAGCACTAACGATCATCGGACGGTGGAGAGCTTATCGAGCGGGAGAATGCGAGCTTCTGCCGTGTTAATGCAGCTGATATCGTGTGGAACGATGTCGTTTAAGGAATGTGGGCCCGTTTTGTTGAAAGATCAAGGGCTGTCGTTGACTGGAGGTAGCGGGTGCACGGTAACGCGAGGAACAGGGGATAACTGTCTAGAGAGGGCAGAGAAGGAACTACAGAGTTTCGGGAGGGTAATACTGGAAGATAAGGAGTATTTTAGCGGCAGTTTGATTGAGACCAAGAAGGAACTTGTTCCTGCTTTGAAAAGATCTTCTTCTCACAATGCTGACAG GAGTTCAAGAATGGGACCAACGACGGAGAATGATGAGGAAGAGGCGGTTCTAGCTAAATGCATTCCGAGAAAACCAAAGTCGTTGGGTCTAAGGAACAATGGTGTgcatcagtaa
- the LOC106366646 gene encoding methyl-CpG-binding domain-containing protein 7-like, with protein sequence MKTRLSSSAALVPFVKSPAGQSREALLQIVDPTSSSRKLLPGWTIVKRPRSSSTSRKGSVDTYFIEPGTGREFPSLESVQRYLVGEVHDRRLTRTGQFFNERTRLYEESRTKQDRRRSEYASKGFRLPKGWIVEEFPRLNSYHIDKFYVERKTGYRFRSLVSVERYLKDPGKRADKKPMLIEYHRPRSKGFSLPDGWIVEGKPRSNSSHIDKTYIEPGTGNKFRSLAAIERYLNGTDDSVNSMVPSGRLLTVVVDENPPEKVKWVLNGPGGNMFSAHVSGSVVSSSVKQTWSEAFVSLIQDRF encoded by the exons ATGAAGACGAGATTATCATCCTCGGCTGCCCTGGTTCCTTTTGTCAAGTCTCCGGCGGGTCAAAGCCGCGAAGCTCTGCTGCAGATCGTGGACCCCACTTCGTCTAGCCGAAAACTTTTGCCGGGGTGGACCATTGTGAAACGGCCGCGATCGTCATCTACTAGCCGCAAAGGCAGTGTCGATACT TACTTTATCGAGCCAGGGACTGGTAGAGAGTTTCCGTCTCTAGAATCTGTTCAGAGATACTTGGTTGGAGAAGTACATGATAGACGCTTAACTCGAACAGGACAGTTCTTCAATGAAAGGACAAGGCTTTATGAAGAATCCAGAACCAAACAG gATCGTCGCAGGTCAGAATATGCCTCCAAGGGTTTCCGTTTGCCTAAAGGATGGATTGTTGAGGAGTTTCCTAGGTTGAACTCCTATCATATTGATAAG TTTTATGTTGAGCGAAAAACAGGATACCGGTTCCGTTCCCTTGTTTCCGTTGAGAGATACTTGAAAGATCCCGGGAAGCGTGCAGATAAGAAGCCTATGCTTATAGAGTATCACCGTCCCCGTTCCAAAGGTTTCAGTTTACCTGATGGATGGATCGTTGAGGGGAAACCGCGGAGTAATTCCAGTCATATAGACAAG ACTTACATTGAGCCAGGAACAGGGAATAAATTTCGTTCTCTGGCTGCTATTGAGAGATACTTGAACGGTACAGATGACTCGGTTAATTCCATGGTGCCTTCCGGGCGGCTTTTG ACCGTTGTCGTTGACGAAAATCCACCAGAGAAAGTTAAATGGGTACTGAACGGTCCAGGTGGAAACATGTTTAGTGCGCATGTGAGCGGCTCGGTCGTGTCTAGCTCTGTCAAACAGACATGGTCTGAGGCTTTTGTCTCATTGATCCAAGACCGCTTTTAA